One genomic segment of Streptomyces sp. RerS4 includes these proteins:
- a CDS encoding IS30 family transposase: MDFKIREIRTAQGPKKLLRERETYFRLMQQGFSNEHACQIVGINAKTGRRWRNGRRADRKQKAAPPVRPVVPPSGASRYLREDERIYIADRLREKASIRAIAAELGRSPSTVSREIRRNRTNGTRGLWHYRPYAAQARADARRPRPKPGKISQNPELRGFLQACLDRRWSPQQICQALRATFPDRPEMHVVHETVYQALYVQGRGELRREVARALCSGRTRRKPQRQANCRQPRFKDPMAMISDRPAEAEDRAVPGHWEGDLIIGKDSGSAIGTLVERSTRYVMLLHLPNGRSTELVRDALVDTVKTLPAHLKRSLTWDQGSEMGRHREFTLATDIPVYFCDPASPWQRGSNENTNGLLRQYFPKGTDLSVHSREHLDAVAAELNGRPRRTLDWATPAARLRELTASLS, from the coding sequence GTGGACTTCAAGATCCGGGAGATCCGAACGGCTCAGGGGCCGAAGAAGCTTCTGCGTGAGCGGGAGACATACTTCCGGCTCATGCAGCAGGGCTTCAGCAACGAGCACGCATGCCAGATCGTTGGCATCAACGCGAAGACCGGGCGCCGGTGGCGCAACGGTCGGCGCGCGGACCGCAAGCAGAAGGCGGCACCACCGGTACGACCCGTGGTGCCGCCTTCTGGTGCGTCCAGATACCTGCGTGAGGACGAACGGATTTACATCGCCGATCGGCTTCGGGAGAAAGCGTCGATCCGTGCGATAGCCGCCGAGCTGGGCCGCAGTCCGTCCACGGTCAGCCGGGAGATCCGCCGCAACCGAACGAACGGGACCCGCGGCCTGTGGCACTACCGGCCCTACGCCGCCCAGGCCCGCGCCGATGCCCGCAGGCCACGCCCCAAGCCGGGGAAGATCAGCCAGAACCCTGAACTGCGGGGCTTCCTCCAGGCGTGCCTGGACAGGCGATGGAGCCCGCAGCAGATCTGCCAGGCTCTCCGAGCGACGTTCCCTGACCGACCGGAGATGCACGTGGTCCACGAGACCGTCTATCAAGCCCTTTACGTCCAGGGCCGAGGTGAACTGCGCCGCGAGGTCGCCCGCGCTCTGTGCTCGGGACGCACCCGCCGCAAGCCCCAGCGGCAGGCCAACTGCCGCCAGCCCCGCTTCAAGGACCCCATGGCCATGATCAGCGACCGGCCCGCCGAAGCAGAAGACCGGGCGGTGCCCGGACACTGGGAAGGCGACCTGATCATCGGCAAGGACAGTGGCTCCGCCATCGGAACCCTCGTCGAGCGTTCCACCCGCTACGTGATGCTCCTGCATCTGCCGAACGGCCGCAGCACCGAACTCGTCCGCGACGCCTTGGTCGACACGGTCAAGACCCTGCCGGCCCATCTGAAGCGATCCCTGACCTGGGACCAGGGCAGCGAGATGGGCCGACACCGCGAATTCACCCTCGCCACAGACATCCCGGTCTACTTCTGTGACCCGGCAAGCCCCTGGCAGCGAGGCTCGAACGAGAACACCAACGGCCTGCTACGGCAGTACTTCCCCAAGGGCACCGACCTCTCGGTCCACTCTCGCGAACACCTCGATGCGGTCGCGGCTGAGCTGAACGGCCGACCTCGCAGGACCCTCGACTGGGCAACCCCCGCTGCGCGTCTGCGTGAGCTGACAGCTTCCCTGAGCTGA